A genomic stretch from Chelmon rostratus isolate fCheRos1 chromosome 14, fCheRos1.pri, whole genome shotgun sequence includes:
- the adora2b gene encoding adenosine receptor A2b, with protein sequence MNSLYIVIEVVIAVLSISGNVLVCWAVAINTTLKNATNYFLVSLAVADILVGCLAIPFAITISIGIQLDFYGCLFLACFVLVLTQSSIFSLLAIAIDRYLAVKIPLRYKELMTGKTAREIIAILWILSFVIGLIPFFGWNLKYPKCRNGSSGADNTTSAGLVEGLRGGGDLLRSCELQCFFESVVDMQYMVYFNFFVCVLPPLLIMLGIYLKIFTVARKQLRQIELKCVGNGDSHHHGLLQKEIRAAKSLSIIVGLFAICWLPVHILNCLTLFYRELKKPAVVMYVAIILSHANSAVNPIIYAYRIQDFRNTFRKILAQHFLCRREELYLSSNGSRRNRDQIHMTIDPLL encoded by the exons ATGAATTCGTTGTACATCGTGATTGAAGTAGTCATTGCTGTTCTCTCCATATCCGGCAACGTACTGGTTTGCTGGGCTGTCGCGATCAACACCACTTTGAAGAACGCCACCAACTACTTTCTGGTGTCTCTGGCTGTGGCTGACATCCTGGTCGGTTGCCTCGCCATCCCCTTCGCCATAACCATCAGCATCGGCATACAGCTGGACTTCTATGGGTGCCTCTTTCTGGCATGTTTCGTCTTGGTACTGACACAAAGCTCCATCTTCAGTCTCCTTGCTATCGCAATTGATAGATATCTGGCCGTCAAAATTCCTCTGAG GTACAAGGAGTTGATGACGGGTAAGACCGCCAGAGAGATCATCGCTATTTTATGGATCCTCTCCTTCGTCATTGGCCTCATCCCCTTCTTTGGCTGGAACTTGAAGTACCCAAAGTGCAGGAACGGCAGCTCCGGTGCAGACAACACTACAAGCGCTGGCCTCGTGGAGGGGCTGAGGGGTGGAGGAGACTTACTACGGAGCTGCGAGCTCCAGTGCTTCTTTGAGAGCGTGGTGGACATGCAGTACATGGTCtactttaatttctttgtctgcgtgctgccgccgctgctcaTCATGCTGGGCATCTACCTGAAGATCTTCACCGTGGCCAGGAAGCAGCTGAGACAGATCGAGCTCAAGTGCGTGGGCAACGGGGACAGCCATCACCACGGGCTGCTGCAGAAGGAGATCCGGGCCGCCAAATCCCTCTCCATCATCGTGGGGCTGTTCGCCATCTGCTGGCTGCCCGTCCACATCCTCAACTGCCTCACGCTGTTTTACAGGGAGCTGAAGAAGCCGGCAGTTGTCATGTACGTGGCCATCATTCTGTCTCACGCCAACTCTGCGGTCAACCCTATCATCTACGCCTACCGCATCCAGGACTTCAGGAACACCTTCCGCAAGATCCTGGCCCAACACTTCCTGTGCCGCAGGGAGGAGCTGTACCTGAGCTCCAACGGCAGCAGACGCAACAGAGACCAGATCCACATGACCATCGACCCTCTGCTATAG